The Staphylococcus sp. KG4-3 genome has a window encoding:
- a CDS encoding cytochrome d ubiquinol oxidase subunit II yields MIFAYIGISVLWIFLFCYIIIASIDFGAGFFTLHAKITKQDKKINHLIARYLNPVWEVTNVFFVFFFVGMVGFFPDTAKYFGTVLLLPASIALILLSIRGGFYAFENYGPDTKLPWLAMYGIAGLLIPAALATTLTISEGGYITGTENHLDLNWLELLLSPYSWSVVFLAIISVLYISSGFLTFYASKAKDKPAYNLLRYWFLIWGAPMIAVSLFVFLSLRLQNEGHFLNAVTNYWWMFLLSFICFVGAMVLTLMKKGHGYAFALVILQMGFAFFGYGASKLPYILYPYIRIDEGVVNSSMAIALIIVFILGLLLLIPSLILLLRLFVFDKKYVEGKK; encoded by the coding sequence ATGATATTTGCTTACATTGGTATTTCAGTGCTTTGGATTTTCTTATTCTGTTACATCATTATCGCCTCAATTGATTTTGGTGCAGGCTTTTTTACACTACATGCAAAAATTACGAAGCAAGATAAGAAAATTAATCATTTAATCGCTCGTTATCTTAATCCAGTATGGGAAGTAACAAATGTGTTCTTTGTATTTTTCTTCGTAGGAATGGTTGGGTTCTTCCCTGATACAGCGAAGTATTTTGGTACAGTGTTACTATTGCCAGCGTCAATTGCGTTAATTTTGCTTTCGATTAGAGGTGGCTTTTATGCGTTTGAAAACTATGGCCCAGATACTAAGTTACCATGGTTAGCGATGTATGGCATTGCTGGATTATTGATTCCGGCTGCGCTAGCTACAACGTTAACAATATCTGAAGGTGGATATATTACTGGAACAGAGAATCATTTAGATTTAAACTGGTTAGAACTATTGCTTAGTCCATATTCATGGTCCGTAGTATTTTTAGCGATTATTTCAGTACTTTATATCTCGTCAGGTTTTCTTACATTTTACGCTTCTAAAGCAAAAGATAAGCCAGCATACAATTTATTGAGATATTGGTTCTTAATTTGGGGAGCTCCTATGATTGCTGTATCATTATTTGTATTCTTGTCATTGCGTTTACAAAATGAAGGACACTTCTTAAATGCAGTAACAAATTATTGGTGGATGTTCCTATTAAGCTTTATATGTTTTGTTGGTGCAATGGTATTAACACTTATGAAAAAAGGACATGGTTATGCTTTTGCATTAGTAATTTTACAAATGGGCTTTGCGTTCTTTGGATATGGTGCCAGTAAATTGCCTTATATATTATATCCTTACATTCGAATAGATGAAGGTGTTGTAAATAGTAGCATGGCAATAGCCTTAATTATTGTGTTTATTTTAGGTTTACTTTTACTCATTCCATCGTTAATATTATTATTAAGATTATTTGTCTTCGATAAAAAATATGTAGAAGGCAAAAAATAA